Below is a genomic region from Coleofasciculaceae cyanobacterium.
AAGATAAGCTGCAAAACCGTACCTGGCTGGCGGGGGATGAGTTTTCTCTAGCCGACTGTACCGCAGGCCCCACTCTGAATTACTTACGCCTGGTTTATGACCACCAACATCTACCCAGTCTTACGGATTATGTCAGACGCTTAGAATCCAGACCATCGGTAGCCAAAGTTCAAAGTGAGGGACGCGCCCAAATGACCGAGATGCTGGCATCTTTGCCCTATGCAATGGCTTTAACCTGATGCTGGAGTCACAGATTACTCCGCGCGCGACTTTGAAAAAGTCGCCAGTCGTCGAAGACGACGATCTGGGCGAATGCCCTGCAAACGACGGAGACGGCACGGACCGTTGGTGAATAAGTACGTTTAAGCGCCAACTATTTAATTACATATAACTGTGAATCGGCAACCTTAAAAATCATCTGCTCTTAAAATATATGACTATTTCAACCCTTGAAAGATTAAATCCGTTTTTGCCAGAAGTTATAGCCGACCCCTATCCAGTTTATAACCACTATCGAGAAACCGACCCCGTACATTGGGGCATAGCCGCCAAACGTCAACTATCTGGTGCATGGTATCTTTTCCATTACGAAGATGTGATGCAAGTTCTCGAAGATCGGCGTTTTGGGCGCGAGGGTCATAAAGTCCGCGACGATATCGAAACTGCACCAGTTCCCAAAGCTTATAAAGGTTTTAGTTCGATGGTTAGCAATTGGATGGTATTTCGCGATCCCCCTAACCACACTAGATTAAGATTATTAGTCAATAAAGCCTTTTCTCCCAAGATATTAGAAGACATTCGTCCTGCTATTGTCGATATCGCTGACGGTCTTTTAGAACGAGTTAAAGATAAGCAAGAAATAGATCTAGTAGACGACTTTGCATTTCCTTTACCAGTAATGGTAATTGCAGCCTTGCTAGGTGTAGACTCCGAAGATCGCTTTGATTTTAGAGAATGGGCGTTAGCACTACAGCACGCCAGCGCATCTCGTTTGACTCCTTCAGTGGAAATATACGAACAGGCAGAAGCAGCGACTCAAGCCTTTATTGCCTACTTTAAAGATGCGATCGCCAAACGACGTGCCGAACCTCGTCAGGATCTCATTACTGCTTTGGCTAAGGCGCGATACGAAGGAGATAAATTAAATGATGAGGAAATTCTGGCTACCTGCATTCATCTGCTTACCGCAGGACACGAAACCACAATTAACCTGATTAGCAAAGGGACACTCGTTTTACTCCGCAATCCAGAACAGCTAAAGCTTTTACGTTCTCGTCCCGAACTGATCCCAACGGCAGTAGAAGAACTAATTCGCTATGACAGTCCCGTCCAAATGTTATCCCGTTGGGCTTACGAAGACGTAGAAATTGGCGGTAAATTAATTCGCCGTGGTGACAGCGTGGGTCTAATGCTCGGTTCTGCTAATCGCGATTCCAGACGTTTCGAGTCTCCAGATTTGCTCGATATTCAGCGTCAGGATAATAAACACTGTGGTTTTGGCGGTGGGATTCATTTTTGTCTGGGTTCGGCACTAGCTCGCGCTGAAGCTCAAATTTCCTTGAATATCCTCATCAACCGTCTGCCCGAATTGCGTCTAATTGAAGGAACGTTGGAATGGGCAGAAAACATCGTCTTTCACGGTCCAAAACATCTACGTCTAAGTTTAAAAAATTAGTCTGAAAAATTAATTACTTACTCAAACAACAATCTTATATTCAGATGATTACTCAAGGTTTAGCCAAAATTATTCTCTATGTCAAAGACATGGACAAGCAGGTACATTTCTACCGCGATATTCTAGATTTGCTCGTCCAATACCCCAAAGATTTAGATGACTATAGCCAGCAGATTTGGGTCGAGTTTGCTTCGGGTGGATGCTCTTTAACTCTACATTTCGATCCTCGAAAAGAACTAGCAGATCGACCCAAGCTAGTATTTGCCGTTGAAGATATCGAAAAAGCTCACCAAACTTTAAGCGCTCGCGGTCTAAAACTCGGCAAGATTAATTCCCGTGTAAACAATGCCAAAGTTGCCGATGCTTTAGATCCAGAAGGTAATCCTTTCTCCATTTATCAATAGTTTGATTAAAGAAAACTCAATGCAATATCGTTTTTTACTGCATCAGTTAGTTTTACTGACGGCTATCTATATATGAAGATCCTAATATCATTTATCCATTTATCAATCAAGGGCGAAGCCCTAGCTATTAGTTATTAGCTCTTAGCTTCTCTTAAATATGGTCTTGAACCATACCTGAGTGTAGACATCCCACAGGCTTTTTGACCGCCCGCATTAGCAGTCAAACCAAAGCTAAAAGTTTTTTTGATAAGCAAATAAATTAATTACCATCTTAAATGAACCAACAATCTTCAACAGGCGCAGCGCCAAAAACTTGCCCCCATCTGGGCAAAGAGTTTCAACCTTTTGTCAGTCCTCAATTAGAAAATCCCTATCCATTCTTTGAGCGTGCGAGAGAGTCAGAACCGCTATTTTTTAGTTCTATCTTAAACACCTACGTTTTAACTCGTTATGATGACATCATTAGCGTCCTCAAAAATCCAGGTAAATTTTCTTCTAAAGATAATCTCCAGCCGATTGGAGAATACACGCCAGAGACAATCCAAGTCTTCAGAAAAGGCTTTCCGATGGTTGGTGACTTGCTCAATACTGATGGCAAACAACACAAACGTTTACGCGCTCCTTTTCTAAAAATATTTGTTCCCGAAAAGCTTCAGGCGATGGAAGATTCGATTCGTTCTATTGCTAATAGATTGGTAGACAAGTTTATTAAAGATGGACAAGTTGATATCATCGAAGAATTTGCCTATCCCCTACCTCTGGAAGTCATTCTAACTATGTATGGCGTGCCTCTGGAGATGATGGAAAATATCAAGAATTGGGGTCATCAAACAACAGCTTTGTTCTCATCCCATTTAACACCAGAAAAACAGCTAGAGTGCGCTCAAGGCTTTGTAGAAATGCAACACGCCATTGCGGGTTTGATTGAAGCAAGACAGAAAAATCCTCAGGATGATTTGATTAGCGAAATCCAAAATTCCGATTTAACCCTAAATGAGATGGTAATTGTTTTGTGTGGCTTAGTAGTTGCAGGACATAAAACCACGAGTCATTTAATCGGCAATGGTTTAAAACTGCTGCTAGAACGTCCTGAGTCATGGCAAAGACTTTGTAACAACCCCTCCTTGATTCCTCACGCTATTGAAGAGGTGTTAAGATATGAAGGTCCTATCCCTGCAATAATTCGTACTACCACCCAAGAGGTAGAACTTGCAGGAATAAAATTACCTGAGAATACCCGTATCTTTTTAATGTATGGATCGGGTAATCACGATGAAAAAGAATTTAAAAATGCTGCTGAGTTTCAGTTAGAACGTTACGAACAAGCAACCAGCAAGCATTTGGCATTTGGACACGGCGCGCACCACTGCATTGGCTCTAACCTTGCACGGCGCGAAGGTCGCATTGCCTTTGAAGTCTTGTCTCAGAGATTAGCAAATTTGAGACTTAGTCCCAACCAAAAGCTAGAAAACATTCCTGCATTATTGAGCCGTGGTTTCAAGCGGCTCCATCTCGAATGGGATTTAACTTGAGGAAATTTGTTAACTGTATCTAAATTTATTAGGAGAAATAACATGAGTCATCCTTCCACTTTAACTCTAGGCAGTCAAGGTTCTGAAGTAGAACGCCTTCAACAAGATTTATCTGCTTTGAAATATGAAGTAGAAATTAATGGTAGCTTTGATGCTAATACCGAAGCAGCGGTGAAAAAATTTCAACAACAAAATGACTTGAAAATCGATGGCGTTGTCGGACAGCAAACAGGACAGAAGTTAAGTATGACTTTGAAACCTTAAACCCGAATAGCTTATCGACCGAGTTGAATTAAAGGGAATGTCTGCATCATTTAATGGTGCAGGCGATTTGAGACATGACCAACAATACTAGTGTTGCCGATTTAAAAAATGACGTATGGTGTGGTTTTTTTTCCTTGTTGATCGCTTTAATAGATCTCTTATGTAAATAGCACTTTTTCGCCCTTGGAAAGCTTGTTTTTTCTGTTATGGCAGTTCTTAGTTACTTTTTTATGTACCTAGGAACGTAAGAATT
It encodes:
- a CDS encoding cytochrome P450, with protein sequence MTISTLERLNPFLPEVIADPYPVYNHYRETDPVHWGIAAKRQLSGAWYLFHYEDVMQVLEDRRFGREGHKVRDDIETAPVPKAYKGFSSMVSNWMVFRDPPNHTRLRLLVNKAFSPKILEDIRPAIVDIADGLLERVKDKQEIDLVDDFAFPLPVMVIAALLGVDSEDRFDFREWALALQHASASRLTPSVEIYEQAEAATQAFIAYFKDAIAKRRAEPRQDLITALAKARYEGDKLNDEEILATCIHLLTAGHETTINLISKGTLVLLRNPEQLKLLRSRPELIPTAVEELIRYDSPVQMLSRWAYEDVEIGGKLIRRGDSVGLMLGSANRDSRRFESPDLLDIQRQDNKHCGFGGGIHFCLGSALARAEAQISLNILINRLPELRLIEGTLEWAENIVFHGPKHLRLSLKN
- a CDS encoding VOC family protein — protein: MITQGLAKIILYVKDMDKQVHFYRDILDLLVQYPKDLDDYSQQIWVEFASGGCSLTLHFDPRKELADRPKLVFAVEDIEKAHQTLSARGLKLGKINSRVNNAKVADALDPEGNPFSIYQ
- a CDS encoding cytochrome P450: MNQQSSTGAAPKTCPHLGKEFQPFVSPQLENPYPFFERARESEPLFFSSILNTYVLTRYDDIISVLKNPGKFSSKDNLQPIGEYTPETIQVFRKGFPMVGDLLNTDGKQHKRLRAPFLKIFVPEKLQAMEDSIRSIANRLVDKFIKDGQVDIIEEFAYPLPLEVILTMYGVPLEMMENIKNWGHQTTALFSSHLTPEKQLECAQGFVEMQHAIAGLIEARQKNPQDDLISEIQNSDLTLNEMVIVLCGLVVAGHKTTSHLIGNGLKLLLERPESWQRLCNNPSLIPHAIEEVLRYEGPIPAIIRTTTQEVELAGIKLPENTRIFLMYGSGNHDEKEFKNAAEFQLERYEQATSKHLAFGHGAHHCIGSNLARREGRIAFEVLSQRLANLRLSPNQKLENIPALLSRGFKRLHLEWDLT
- a CDS encoding peptidoglycan-binding domain-containing protein — its product is MSHPSTLTLGSQGSEVERLQQDLSALKYEVEINGSFDANTEAAVKKFQQQNDLKIDGVVGQQTGQKLSMTLKP